In Atribacterota bacterium, the genomic stretch AATCTTTCGGTAGGATATTTTTTCGAAATAGCATTGCTTTGGGTATTCCGATTATATATTGTCAGAATGTTTCTTCAATCTTTGAACAGGGAGATGTTGCTGTTATAGACATAGAGAATGCCCTGGTTTTAAATCACTCTAAGAACTTGTCATTAAAATGCAAACCTTTATCAGTACAAATAATTGAAATGCTTAAAGAAGGTGGAATAGTTCCTCTTCTAAAAAAGCAAAGATAAAGAAAGGGGATATGCTACATATCTCGGGCTAGTCATTTAATCCTAGCATTAGTCTTGAGCTATAGAGGTGAGTATAGCATTTTTTCTATTTCTTCTGGCCATTCTCTGGTAGAAAATGGATTTATGATATTACATATAATTTCTAATATATATTGTAAACAAGGCAACTGAAACAAGAAAGGTATTTGGGGAAAAGTCTGTTTTATTTCAACAACGGGGATCGCTAAGTGACTAATCAAAAGATAAGTTTAACAAAACAACAAACAAGAAAAAAGAAAAGCACGGTTTTATTTTTTTACTTTATCAAGCATATAGGGGTGGGGAATAAATTTACACATAGCTTTAAATTCCAATGATTGGGATAAAAGTCAAGCAGCGAAGACATTAGGGATTAGCAGAACGACATTATGGAGAAAAATGAAGATTTATGGGCTCG encodes the following:
- a CDS encoding helix-turn-helix domain-containing protein; translation: MALNSNDWDKSQAAKTLGISRTTLWRKMKIYGLE